From the Panthera leo isolate Ple1 chromosome C1, P.leo_Ple1_pat1.1, whole genome shotgun sequence genome, one window contains:
- the ACKR3 gene encoding atypical chemokine receptor 3, with product MDLHLFDYSEPGNFSDVSWPCNGSDCIVVDTVLCPHMPNKSLLLYTLAFVHIFIFVIGMIANSVVVWVTIQAKTTGYDTHCYILNLAIADLWVVVTIPVWVVSLVQHNQWPMGELTCKITHLIFSINLFGSIFFLTCMSVDRYLSLTYFAGTSSRRKKAVRRTVCALVWLLAFCVSLPDTYYLKTVTSASNNETYCRSFYPEHSVKEWLISMELVSVVLGFAVPSCVIAVFYCLLARAISASGDQEKQTGRKIIFSYVVVFLVCWLPYHVVVLLDIFSILHYLPFTCQLENFLFTALHVTQCLSLVHCCVNPVLYSFINRNYRYELMKAFIFKYSAKTGLTKLIDASRVSETEYSALEQNTK from the coding sequence ATGGATCTGCACCTCTTCGACTACTCGGAACCGGGGAACTTCTCCGACGTCAGCTGGCCGTGCAACGGCAGCGACTGCATCGTCGTGGACACGGTGCTGTGCCCCCACATGCCCAACAAAAGCCTTCTGCTGTACACGCTGGCCTTCGTCCACATCTTCATTTTCGTGATCGGCATGATCGCCAACTCCGTGGTGGTCTGGGTCACCATCCAGGCCAAGACCACCGGCTACGACACGCACTGCTACATCCTCAACCTGGCCATCGCCGACCTGTGGGTGGTGGTCACCATCCCCGTCTGGGTGGTCAGCCTCGTGCAGCACAACCAGTGGCCCATGGGGGAGCTCACGTGCAAGATCACGCACCTCATCTTCTCCATCAACCTGTTCGGCAGCATCTTCTTCCTGACGTGCATGAGCGTGGACCGCTACCTGTCCCTCACCTACTTCGCCGGCACGTCGAGCCGCAGGAAGAAGGCGGTGCGCCGCACCGTCTGCGCCCTGGTGTGGCTGCTGGCCTTCTGCGTGTCCCTGCCCGACACCTACTACCTGAAGACCGTCACGTCGGCGTCCAACAACGAGACCTACTGCCGCTCCTTCTACCCCGAGCACAGCGTCAAGGAGTGGCTCATCAGCATGGAGCTGGTCTCCGTCGTGCTGGGCTTCGCCGTCCCCTCCTGCGTCATCGCCGTCTTCTACTGCCTGCTGGCCCGAGCCATCTCGGCGTCCGGCGACCAGGAGAAGCAGACGGGCCGCAAGATCATCTTCTCCTACGTGGTGGTCTTCCTCGTGTGCTGGCTCCCCTACCACGTGGTGGTGCTCCTGGACATCTTCTCCATCCTCCACTACCTGCCCTTCACCTGCCAGCTGGAGAACTTCCTGTTCACGGCCCTGCACGTCACACAGTGCCTGTCCCTGGTGCACTGCTGCGTCAACCCCGTGCTCTACAGTTTCATCAACCGTAACTACAGGTACGAGCTGATGAAGGCCTTCATCTTTAAGTACTCGGCCAAAACGGGCCTCACCAAACTCATCGACGCCTCCAGAGTGTCTGAGACGGAGTACTCGGCCTTGGAGCAGAACACCAAGTGA